The Lathyrus oleraceus cultivar Zhongwan6 chromosome 5, CAAS_Psat_ZW6_1.0, whole genome shotgun sequence genome includes the window AAATTGGCCAGCCTAATTGCTACAGTTGCCATTATCATTATCATTAATCCATATCTGAACACTGGATACCATGACAACTGAACAATTCAAAGTAAACAGTATTATGTTCAGCTCATAAAGCAGTAACTGAAGGTCACCGCAAACCTGAATCTGAACAAGACAGCTGGGAACTTTTGGTCAAGCACCCATGATGATCAATCCTAGTAGGCTACTCACTATACACATATCTTATCGTTTATATCATAACTTGGACTCACTCCAAATGAAGAGGTTTGTATGCTCTTCCTGTTGATGCAAGAAATACTATGACTCACATATTCAGTGAAATTGACCAGATATCTTAGCACATCCCTTATAACAACTTCTCATAAAATAATAGTAATTCAAGTAGAGCTCCTTTTTTCCAGCCATGAAAAATTGATTAATAATGGATGAACTCAGGTGGTCCGAAAATACTGTAAACAAATCTGACAGCCTGCACGGTTGGACCTTCACAGCCGAAACCATGGCATTACTGAAAAAATAGTAAACGGGTTAGAAAGCAAACATTGGGAAGGGGCAATAAAAAGAAAGGAAGAGAAATTGATTGAAAAAATTACTAACTTTTGTGACTCAGATCTTTCTGATATGATTATATGAGAATAATAAAGAACCAAAAATTCGTGAATTCATTGCCAATGCCTTACTTGGTTTGAACATTTCTTCAGTAACACTGAATCTGTCCCTAATTTTCATAGGTCAGTGACTAGGGTCGGTGTCAAAAATTAGATATTAGAACTTGAGAATTTGCAAGGTTAATAGAGTGTTTGTAAATGTTCCACCGAAACATGCCTACTTCATCAAAGCATTGCAAAGGCGAAATCAATTCTTCCCACCATTTTGTAATTGATTTATTCATTTTACAGGCATGCAAATATCTAGTATCCATAAGATTTTCTCTGTTGAACTTCGTAGataaaataacaaacaaaaaaGAAGGGGATATCTGGTTTATCCTACAGTAGCAAGCAGGGACAATGACAGAGACATAGAAGAATAATTTGAATTTTACTGAAGACTTCTTACCCTGTAAACTCAATTAAAGGATAGAAAGCATATCAAAAGATTCTTATATATTAACTAATTATTATAGTAACTTGAACTTAGTCACTATCTTTTTACCTTAATTTTAGATGTACTCACCAAAAACTAGTACCGAGATGCATGCTTGATGCATGTTTTTTTGTAAATGATATAGTCATATTTAAAAAGTCGAAGAAATATTTAAATGAGATTGGAGACGAATTTTAAAAAAGCATGTTTTTCGCCTAAGCAGAGTAGTAAGACGGAGTATATGAAATGAAAGTTCACCAAAAAAAAGAAACATTTTTAACCTAGAGGTGAAAGTTAGAGACCATATCATCCCTCCTAGAGGTTTAAATATCTTCGATCTTTAATACAAAATGATGAAGAAATAGAAAGGGATATAAATCATCAAATTCAAGTTGGATGACCGAAATGAAGGAAGGCTTCAAAGGTTTTATGTTACGCAAAGGTACTACTCAAGCAGAGGAGAAGATTTTATCGGATTGCGGTAAGACATGTGATGTTGTAAGGAACACAATGTTGGACGCTTAAAAATCAACACGAGAATAAAATAATTGTTGTAGAGATGAGGATGTTGCGTTATATGTGTAATAAGACTAAAAATGATAGGATTAGAAATGAAAATATTAGAGAGTATTGAGGTAGCTCCTATAGTAGAAAATATGATGGAAAATATATTTAAGAGGTTTAGGCATGTAGAGAGAAGACCTATAAATTTTGTGATAAGGAGAGTAGATCAGATGGAGAGAAATCAAACAACTAAAAGAAAAGGAAGATCTAAAAAGACTATAAGAGAAGTTATTAAAAAAATCTCGAGATTATAGATTTGGATAGAAGCATGCTTATGGATAGAAAATTATGACGAAAGGTAATCCCCGTAGCCGACTCCACTTAGTCAGATAAACCTTGGGTTTTTTTTATTATAGTAACTTGAAAACATCTTATAAAGATAttgatcatgaaaaaaatcaTACTGCAAAACCTTGATACAAGGAAACATTTCATCGCATATGAAAATTGAAAATATCAGAACCAATATACCTAGATGATAAAATAGTAAAGCTGGCGAAACCTAAAATCTTTGCCATCTATACACTTCTCAGGACACTAACTTAAATTTCACCATTGAATCAAAGAGAATCTGCTAAGCCCATCACTTCCATAAAAAATGAAGTATTTCATCTCAATATAACAAAGTTACTTCACTAAGTGCTCCCATCGATGTTTCTTTTCTTAATTTAAAATCCCTTTTTAAGTAGTTCAGATTCAATTGTTGAAAAAGTTTCAAGTGATAGGTTGACTTTCCAATCCAACATCAGAACCAGGTTCCGTTTCCTGTATCTGAGCATACTTATAAAGCTTCTCATTGAACACCACCTGAGGATCCTTATGAATCAAAACACCATTTCTATCATAACCATCTTTCAAAAACACAACCCAATTCATCTCAGTTCCAGCTAAATAAAACGCCCTTGGCTGCTTAAGCAGCATATGATAAGTATGCTTAGTCAAACTAAACTCCTCTTTAAACTCAACAAGGTGATGAATAGAAGCTCTCTTCTCCAATGTCAAATTCAAAAACTCATGAATCAATCCAACCCTATATTTCTCAGCTTCCAAAGTCCACACATCCAATTTCGACCCATCTGAATAAGGAGACACCAACGGAAGCACGTTTAACAAATTCAGCTTCCTCTTATCATCCAATTCCAAATCCAAATCCTTCCCATGCTTCACCGGAAAATGAAATTTCCTCTTAGCAGCTTCTTCATTAACCATAAACTCTCTTTCGAGCGCACTCACAGCCAAAAGCGGGTCCCAATTAACCAACTCAAGAACATGCTTTCCGTCATTGTTGTTATCTACCGCCACCCGGAAATAATTAGGGTATTTCACAACCCGGTCACGAAAATTATCAGGTATACCAAATAGGTTTCTACAATGATGAATTTTACTAAGTGGAATACGGTGATTCGCTGACAGCATGAGAAGCTTACGAACCTTATCAACACGATCAAGTTCCATTGATTCCATAACAGAATGTTCTTCCGCGAGGAGTTCTTCCATGAGATCGGTGAATCCAAGCCACATTTTTCCATTAGTGTGGCGGTAGGTTTGAAAGAGCAGCGGATGTTGCAGAATGGATCTGGAAACTTTCCGGCCGCGCGGGAAACCGAGTTCGCGGTGGAGTTTCCCGGCGTCGTCAAGCTGAAGAACGTGTTCCGGTTGATTGGAGAGATACTGTTTTGATCTTGTTACGAATCTCATGAGAACATCTCGTTGTACGATTCGTTCGAATTCGATTATGCGATTTGGTTGGGTTTGGATTGGGTTGGTTCGGGGGCTTGATTTGGGTTTGTGTTTTTTCTTGAGCTTTTTTGGGGTTTTTGTGACTAAAAAAGAGGTTGAAAATTGGAGAGTGAACTTGTGGTTAGGGTTTATTAGGGTTTTGGAGTTTGTGATTTTGGAAGGAAATGAGAGGAAGAAGGAGCGAAAAGCCATTGAATTGAAATGAGTAATGATTCTATGAAGAATGAAATCAAGTGTTATAACGGCTATAGCTATAACCAAAATTTAATTTCTAAAGAAAAAAAATCCGACCTACCGGATTCGAACCAGTGACCTAAGGATTTCTAATGGATTTTATCCCAACTACAGTCCTCCGCTCTACCAACTGAGCTAAGGTCGGAGTTGAAGCCTATTCGAATGATAACTTATTAATAGTTTAAAGTTTGGAAAAAAAATTGTATTAAATTGCTACTTCATCCTAGTTTTTATTAGATATGGCTGTGCATATAATTAATTTGATTATTCATTTGTTTATATGATATTATTCATTTTGATATATTGGACATGTATGCACGATTTTCCATCAAATTAGAAAAAAACTCTTAACATCAGATAAACACTTAAGGGAAACTGTTTTCTGTGCAATATACGTGTGTTTTTAATAATTATTGTTTAGAATATGCTGCTGGTATGACAAAATTTAGTTGTAATTTAACTACTACAAATATTAGATAATGTGTGATAGTCTATCTTAACCCGATCAAAGACGGCCCTGAACATTAGTTTGTCTATGAATAAACTTTACATCAAAGTTTCGGATTATGAACTTTGTCTAACCTTGTGAGATCTGCTGATGGATTATGAACTGTGTCTACCACTTTCTTGCAATCAAACTCAAAACTAGTTATTTGATTAGGTGAAATAAGTATCATCAATTTTGTTATGAATCATATATTTAATAGAGAACAAAGTCCATCATGAAATCATGAGACTCTTTTAAGTCGGCCTCTTCGCGAAAGCTGAGTCATAATTTTGAAATACCACACCTAAGAAACTTTGGAACCAATCCAAATCAGATGCAACCGATCCAAAATGCTACAATACTGAAGTTATATAAATTGTACACTAATGGAGAATGTGATTTTGATTTCACAGCATGAACATAGAGAAAATTGTCAAGATATAGTTTTTCCGGGTCATTACATGAAACAATAAAGAATCTATAAATGGAGCAGAAAAATGCTTCTATTGCAAAAGGGGGAATCAACCACTGAGCATTTTATACACCACAGCAAACAAAAATAACTTATTCTTTCATAATCTTCCCAATCTTAATCATAATAAGTCTGTGTAACTGTAATCAGACATCACATGAAAAATCATATCTACCAGTATACTTCCTCGTCTGTTCTGCTCCTCGTTTGGTAATTACACGATCCTATGTATAAACCTTACGGTTACATAGGAGTTTTGGTTGTATCGCTGATAAGCATTTACTGTTTTCTTTCCTCTATTGTCTTTTTCGGCTCGTTTCTGTCCAAAATTTTCAATCCCCACTTTCTATGGCAGACCATTATGATAACAAATGAACATTATGAAAATGAATATATGAATACTATGGTTTGATTTCTTCAGGACTTGAATGAATTAATTTGCTTGTCTTTTAAAGAAAGGCTTCTGACAGATCAGGAGTCTCTGATCGCTATCACTTTCGATTTCTATGACTCTTGCATCCCACTTCAGCCGAGTTGTTAAAGCTCTAGCTGTCTCTATTAAAGGAACTGTGTCACGAATTATAATCCAACCCTGCACACATGACAATTATCAGCATATGATATCAAGAGATCTACAATATACCAATTCAAGTGGATGTAGCTATCAAATTAGAACCTCCTACAAATCTACAATTTCTCTTTCAGAACATGCTTTACAATTTGGAATAACTCTTACTGCCTCCATCTTATATTAATGTCGTTTAATGATCACTTCCAGAGTAAAATGGCAACTCTTGACTAAAATAGCCTTGTTATAATAGCAATTAAGCAGAAAGACAAATTATCAAATTAATAGTCATTGAGATATCATGATGTCGGTAAAATTTTGAAAATAGAACAAATACTCAAGTAAAGAAAAGCCTTAGCCAGACTTAGAAAGGGGCGGACCAACTGAAAGTTACAAAAGTCACGGTCATACATTAATAGAATATTATGCATGATCCTGGATAGAACATTATGGCGGAAGTTGGTCCATGTAGCCGATCTCACTCAGTGGGATAAGGCTCAAggcttggttgttgttgttgtactCTTCAAAAAAAAATATCAAGCAACTTTTACAGTAATTTAATATTGCATTATATGCTCACATCCAGGTCATATGCTTTGATTCAATAAAGGAATAAAACAAATAAATTACATTATACATATGAATTATCTCAAATGGGTAGTGAAATCCATACAAGTCATTACTTCATGCTTGGAGGTAAGTGCCAATTAACCTAAATTCACCATGTTAAGAGTTTGTTCAAGCTTTTGAAAATGTATCCTTACTCAAACTATGAGTGTTCAATAAAAGACGACTTTATCTATGCTATATATATTTAACACCTCAAAATGCCAAACAATTTTGAATAAGAGTCTCAACAAAATCCTTTTCTCACTAGGTAAAGTTGGTTACACAAATCAATCGTGGTCATACTGCCCTGCCATGAATCACATCCAAAAATACATTACTGAACTCCAAATCTATCTTCTTATAATTTTCCTTGGTCTCTTCCTACCTCTAACTATTGAAATATCCTCCATGTAGTTTACACTTCTTACCAATGCTTCCATGGATCATCTTCATCGTAGGCCAAAACCATCTACGAGATGACTACAACATCTTTTCTACTATGAGATTTATTCCAACTTTTTATCTAACTATTTCATTCTTAACCATAAATGAAGAGTAAAGCACAGAGTATTTACATACCTCTGGGCGAAGTAATCTGTCAATTTCAATGAATATATCAAGCATGGTACATCTGTGCGGCTGAGCAGTTTCAAGAGATAAAAACCCTGCTGCGTGTACCAAGTCATAGGTTCTAGGGTATGTTGGAAAGGCCTCACACCTACAATCCACAAATCATAATTGTAACAAAACTTTCCACATAGTAAATTAGTTTACTGGAATGTTAAATTTAAGCTGCAAAATTTAGGGTCTATAAAGTTAAGGCATAAAATCATTCACATGCCTCTATTTAAAAAGTGAAGTTTTACGATATGTTGAACCTTGACACAGGCTTCATGACTAAGTGATTGTAAGTACAGGCTTTGTATTAATGCCCTTAATTTAAGTGTGTTATTTAAATAGATAATCAATGTACTGCTTAAGACCAAACAGATCTTGCATTAAGGGTATATTAGATAGATAATCATTCAACTGCTCTCTCACTCTACAAAAACTTATTAGTTGAATTGGTTCCTTCGAGATTTAGACATATAAGCTTCATCATTGATTAATTTTGAACAGACTTTTAAAACAAGTATCACATATCTGGAAAATTTTATATTCTAGAAACAAACTTAAACATATTAAGAATATCCGAATATTAGTGTAAATATTCTATCCTCCAACAGAACATTAATAAGTATGTTAAGAATATGTTATCAATCAATTAGTATTGATTGATATTCAATTAGTCATAACTATAATTGATATTATTTCCTATTGTATATTCCCTATTTGCATATAAATATACACCATGTGTGATCATATTAGACACACAGAGATACAATTACAATATGGTATCTAGAGCTGGTTGACCTACTGTCTTccacaaaataaaaataatttttttttttttctctttttctttccgGCCACCCACAGCGCCGCCGCCGTCTCCGCCGCTCCTGTCGACTTTTCGGCGAGATTCCTATACGCCGGAATCGTCTCCTACAGATCGGCCAGATTCACTGCCTTCCGCCGCCGCACGCATCCGCACACGTCTCTCCTTCATCGCACGTGAATCTCACGCGCCGGACAATCAGCCGCGCATCCGCTGCCCCCAGCCGTCGCCGTTTTTCCAGATCTGCTCTCGGTTTTTCGTTCCAAGCCATCAAATATCATGGGAGATACCGATTCCATCATGTTCACTAAAATTCCACTTATTCCGTGTGAGAAACTGACCGGAACAGCCAACTACAACATATGGGCTGGTGCTGTCAAGATGTGGTTTCACGGTCAGGGATATGAGGATCACTTAACTACAAAAGCCGATACTATTCTCGCCGCCAAACGCGATAAGTGGAAACAAACCGATGCTTCTCTATGCACTGTGTTATGGTTTTCCATAGCAACTAATCTCCAAGCACAGTACCAAGCCTATACCACTTGCTACGAGGTTTGGGAAAAGGCCAAGAAAGTCTTCTCAAATGATGTCCATAATCTTTACAGTGTCATCACCAAACTCCGCTCTTTGAAATTGGAGAATATGGATATGCAAGGCTATCTGACTCAGCTTGACGCGTTAAAGGCAAATTTCACAACCTTAATGCCCTTTACAAAAGATGCAACAACTTATGCTGAACAACAAAGTAAGTATTTCATGGTCATGGCACTTGCTGGACTGCCATCTGAACTTGATTCCGTTCGGAATCAGATTTTATCAGGTACCAACGTTCCTAACTATGAAGCAATTAGTGAACAATTGTTACGCTTGGCTACACCTCATGCTTTTGGACCGGTCCCTACTTCCTCTCCCACTGAATCATCTGCTCTTGCTTCCCACTATCACGGTCGTGGTGGACGAACCGGTGGACGAGGTGGACGTCAAAGTATTCGTTGTAACTATTGCAATCGTTACGGTCACATTGAAGCCGATTGTCGTACAAAGGCAAGAGAACAACAACGACAACCACGGATCGCTGCTGTTGCTCAACCGGATATCACTAAAGATGTCACTATTCCCGCCGCTGATTACAATGATTTCCTCCAATACAAAGCAGCccatcaacaatcatcatctgCCGCTGTTGCTCAGTCGGGTAATCCTGTAGCTTTTGTCTCTACATCTTCACTTGGTCCTTGGGTCCTTGACTCTGGGGCATCTGATCATATGACTGGTAATAAATCTCTTTTATCTCATTTGTCTTATTCTGATTCTTTGCCTTCTGTCACTGTGGCGGATGGTTCTAAAGCCAAAGTTCAAGGCCTTGGTCAGGCACATCCACTTCCAAACTTGTCTTTAGAGTCTGTCCTTTACATTCCTGGTTGTCCCTTTAATCTAATATCTGTTCACAAGCTTATTCGTACTCTTGATTGTTCAGTTCTTTTTAATGCTAATTCTGTTCATATCCAGGATCGACGTACAGGACGGACGATTGGAGCAGGGAGTGAAGCTGGAGGATTATATCATCTTTCTCCACCGGTGGCCTGTGCTTCTATTGCTTCTCAAGAACTCACACATCAACGTTTGGGTCACCCTAGTCAAAATAAAATGCGTCTTTTAGTTCCTAGTCTTTCTAAGCTTTCTTCTTTTGAGTGTCAGTCCTGTCAATTAGGCAAACATACTCGTAGTACTTATTGTCAACGAGTAAATAAAAGTGTTGCATCaccttttgctttagttcactCTGATATTTGGGGTCCTAGTCGTGTGAAGTCTACTTTAGGATACTATTACTTTGTAACGTTCATCGACGATTACTCACGATGCACTTGGTTATTTCTAATGAAAAATCGTTCAGATGTTTTCCGTATATTCCAAGAGTTTTATGCTGAAATTAAAAATCAGTTTAATACTACCATTAAAATTTTACGCACAGATAATGCTCGTGAATATATGTCATCCCAGTTTCAATCTTTTTTAACATTACAGGGAATTATTCACCAATCATCATGTGCTCATACACCACAACAGAACGGTGTTGCTGAACGGAAGAATCGTCATTTAGTTGAAACTGCACGGACTCTTCTTCTTCACCACAATGTACCCTCTCGTTTTTGGGGTGATGCTCTCCTCACCGCATGTCACCTTATCAACCGAATGCCTTCCTCGGTCCTTCAAGATCAGATTCCATACTCTATCTTGAATCCGGAACACGATCTCTACCCCATTCCCCTTCGTGTGTTTGGTTGCACATGCTTTGTTCATGATCTTAATCCAGGTAAAGACAAACTTTCCGCTAAATCTCTCAAATGTATTTTTCTAGGCTACTCACGTATACAAAAGGGATATCGTTGTTTTTGTCCTCAACTTCAACGGTATATTGTCTCTTCCGATGTAACATTTTTTGAAGGTTCTCCTTTTTTCTCTGCCTCTTCGTCCTCCCAGGAGATTTGTAATTTAGATGATCAAGATATCCCTTCTGTCATCCCCACACCCATTAAACCTCCTTTGCAGGTATATCAGCGACGCACAACGCGTCCATCGGCAGTTAGAGATGATATTGATCCACCAGCACCATCTCCTACTCCAATTGTTCCTCCAGCTACGTCACCTGAACTTGACCTTCCAATAGCATTACGAAAAGGTATTCGATCTCATAATCCAAATCCTAAATATGTTTGTGCTTTAAATTATGACCGTCTATCTACTTCCTATGTTTCTTTTGTGTCTGCTTTGGATTCTGTGTCTATTCCTAAGTCTACAGGTGAAGCTATGACTGATCCCAATTGGCGTCAGGCGATGGTGGAAGAAATGACTGCATTGCATTCAAATAACACTTGGGACATTGTTCCTTTACCTCCAGACAAAACTACAGTGGGCTGTCGATGGGTTTATACAGTGAAAATTGGACCAGATGGTCAGATTGATCGTTTTAAAGCTCGTTTGGTAGCCAAGGGATACACACAAATATTTGGCCTTGATTATGGTGACACCTTTTCTCCAGTGGCCAAGATTAGTTCAGTCCGTCTCTTCCTTGCATTGGCTGCTATTAATCATTGGTCGCTTCATCAGTTGGATATTAAAAATGCATTCTTACACGGAGAATTGGAGGAGGAAGTGTATATGgatcaacctccaggttttaCTATTCCTGGTAATTCAAGATTTGTTTGTCGGCTCAATCGATCTCTTTATGGGCTAAAACAATCTCCACGTGCTTGGTTTGGTCGCTTCAGCTCTGCCTTGATACAGTTTGGTATGACTAGATGTGAAGCAGATCATTCTGTTTTCTTCCTTCACTCTTCCAACGGACAACACATCTTTCTTgtggtttatgttgatgacattgttaTCACTGGAGACGATACAGACGGTATTCAGCGACTCAAAACTcatcttttcaaaaactttcagACAAAAGATTTGGGTCCACTCAGATACTTCTTAGGTATTGAGGTTGCACAGTCCTCATCAGGCATTGCAATTAACCAACGTAAGTATGCATTAGACATCCTAACTGAAACTGGTATGCTTGACTGTCGTCCGAttgatactcctatggatcccAATGTCAAGCTTCTTCCGGGTCAGGGGGAGTTGTTGAAAGACCCGGGAAGATATCGACGTTTAGTGGGTAGACTCAATTATCTTACCGTCACCAGACCGGATATTACTTTTGCAGTGAGTATTGTGAGTCAATTCCTTAATGCTCCTTGTGATACTCATTGGAATGCCGTTATTCGGATTCTCAGATATATAAAGAATGCACCAGGAAAAGGCCTATTATATGAAGATAAGGGTGATGCTAAAATCACTTGTTACTCAGATGCAGATTGGGCAGGATCACCGTCGGATAGGAGATCCACTTCTGGATATTGTGTTCTTATTGGAGGAAATATGATCTCATGGAGAAGCAAGAAACAAAACACAGTTGCATTATCTAGTGCTGAAGCTGAATATCGGGCTATGGCAGCAGCCTCAAAAGAACTTGCTTGGCTTAAGAATTTGCTCTCAGAACTTAGGTTCGGTGACCTTCAGAACACAAAACTCATATGCGACAATCAAGCGGCACTCCACATTGCGTCCAATCCGGTTTTCCATGAACGGACCAAGCATATAGAAATAGATTGTCACTATGTAAGAGACAAGGTACTGTCGGGAGAAATAACCACGGAATTTGTCAAATCTGAAGATCAATTGGCTGATATGTTTACCAAGTCTCTCAAGGGTTCTCGAGTGAATTATATTTGTAACAAGCTCGGATCATACAATATATACGATCCggcttgagggggagtgttaaGAATATGTTATCAATCAATTAGTATTGATTGATATTCAATTAGTCATAACTATAATTGATATTATTTCCTATTGTATATTCCCTATTTGCATATAAATATACACCATGTGTGATCATATTAGACACACAGAGATACAATTACAATAAAGTACAAGACCTTGATCAAGGTATTAATGCTTAGACGTTACGTATGGGAAAATTAAGAAACCAATAAACTTATACATTTGGAAGGGATcgagacataaaaaataaaagGCAAGAAAGAAATAATTTAGCAGATGGCTGTGAGTTTCACATTCAGTCAAGCACAAAAATGCAAACAGTGAATAATTAAATTGTAAGAGAAAGGAGATTAAAATACCAATCATGCAAAACACCAACGTAACCACGGTCCTGGATCAAGGGAAGATAGTTGAGTCCATTCGTTGGCACCACATTCATGACCCAGACAGATTTTCCAGAATGCAACAATGCAGAATTAAAACCACCAAAATGAGCATTCATGTCTAGCACATTTCGTAGCATGTTGTAAGGTGGTGGAGGGTCTTCATCACCAGGTCTCTTTGGATGATCAGAAAATATCAAAGGTGACAGAAGAGACCAATAGTTGTGTACTGCTGTCCTCCAGCTTTCAGCATCTTCCACAAATTCATCAGGTTGCAATCCTAACGCAAGTAAATATACACATTAAGATAACCTAGGGGATAGGAGATATCATTCAGTAATATTGTACAGTGAAATCTTTCTATTAAGAGTTCTAACAAGAAACGGTGAAGAATATAACAACTACCGTGTATTCCAAGCTCATGCTTTTTCGGATGATCCCTGGAAGGCCAGGTCGCCCTCTTTTCAATTGAAATCCAACGACTGCTATGTGTTCCTCCAATACAATTTTGCAGATCTCGATAGTATGGAGACTCCACATCATAGCCTCTACTACATAAAGGAGGGGGAGGAGGACCGTTCTTTCTATAAATACAAACACACAAGAATCATGAATACATGCAAAAAAAATTCTGCAATAATAACTGCACGCACATATTATAGAGATCTAAGTTACTAGAAACTTGCTTCCCGTGATATACAAAACGAAATAAGTTTTCAGAAATGCACACCCCAGCAGCATTACCTTGAGTTATAGCATTTTATTTTACTAGTTTTCTTCCATACGACAGTTTCATCTTGCTGTGATAGCATGTCCCAGCAAAGGTTTTCTGTAAACTCATGTATGAACTTCCACCTTTGCTGACTGTCTTTGTTACGGGCATTTGTAACCGGCGAAGTCCAGACAAAATAGCCCCCGGGTTTTAAAAGTCTATCAGCTTCAATCAAGAGAATTCCATCTATGCCATGAAAATGTAAATAAAATAGAACAATCAGACTCCAGACATTTAGTGGGATCAATCAAGTAACTACAGGGTTCTGTAATATTAATAAATACTGAAAATAAATTGAGGTATGGATTTAGGGCAGATAATGAAGTTTTCCTATTCTAAGTTCAAAcatttaaaatgaaaaaaaatacaTATTTTATGGCATGGCCTAGTGGGAAAGGGCTTGGTCGTTGTTGTCTTGTTGGATGAGGCCACGATATTGGACTTAGTTGAAACAAGTCGAACAACCAAGACAGCTTCCATTAATTTTCCTTGGTTGCAAGTCTAAACTTAATGGGGAAATTATAACACCACAGGAAATAGACAGCTTGTGTGGTTTAACATATGAAGTGTATCCTTTTTGTAAAATATCTTCCAAATTTTAAATAACCTAAGAATGGATAAATTGCGAGTTAAAAG containing:
- the LOC127084222 gene encoding protein WHAT'S THIS FACTOR 1 homolog, chloroplastic; amino-acid sequence: MAFRSFFLSFPSKITNSKTLINPNHKFTLQFSTSFLVTKTPKKLKKKHKPKSSPRTNPIQTQPNRIIEFERIVQRDVLMRFVTRSKQYLSNQPEHVLQLDDAGKLHRELGFPRGRKVSRSILQHPLLFQTYRHTNGKMWLGFTDLMEELLAEEHSVMESMELDRVDKVRKLLMLSANHRIPLSKIHHCRNLFGIPDNFRDRVVKYPNYFRVAVDNNNDGKHVLELVNWDPLLAVSALEREFMVNEEAAKRKFHFPVKHGKDLDLELDDKRKLNLLNVLPLVSPYSDGSKLDVWTLEAEKYRVGLIHEFLNLTLEKRASIHHLVEFKEEFSLTKHTYHMLLKQPRAFYLAGTEMNWVVFLKDGYDRNGVLIHKDPQVVFNEKLYKYAQIQETEPGSDVGLESQPIT